In one Massilia endophytica genomic region, the following are encoded:
- a CDS encoding BPSL0067 family protein: MPRPAVYQGNLEALLLNWKEQETPSLASGECARLPQVLTDVGHTSRWHRGPRVVDSPNLLAGTVIANFKLRDGRWVFPNEQGWHAGLFYRFEGRRVMSNGLPCVFSMIDQWLHKAPGLRGLAILPDWFRAEHPNKYVPSNRADEFYVVLVP, translated from the coding sequence ATGCCCCGCCCGGCCGTCTATCAAGGCAATCTGGAGGCCTTGCTGCTCAATTGGAAGGAGCAGGAAACGCCAAGTCTCGCGAGTGGAGAGTGTGCGAGACTCCCTCAGGTACTTACGGACGTGGGCCACACGAGCAGGTGGCACCGCGGCCCGAGAGTAGTGGATTCCCCCAACCTCCTTGCAGGTACGGTTATTGCCAACTTCAAGCTCAGGGATGGGAGATGGGTGTTCCCGAATGAGCAAGGCTGGCACGCCGGACTGTTCTACAGGTTTGAAGGAAGAAGAGTCATGTCTAATGGCCTGCCATGCGTGTTCTCGATGATCGATCAATGGCTGCACAAAGCGCCAGGCCTTAGGGGCCTTGCCATACTTCCTGATTGGTTCAGAGCAGAACACCCCAACAAGTATGTCCCCTCGAATCGGGCGGACGAGTTCTACGTGGTGCTGGTGCCATGA
- a CDS encoding hemerythrin domain-containing protein translates to MFSLNKLSPSITDMIRFDHSHVLVTFHQYTATSRPKVKKALAETICTALEIHATLEEEVFYPVIRNLNGQEPTIQKSVPEHNEMRRVIAELRAADPTTRRHDELINELMRDVMHHVADEETVLLPEAERMLGKDRLDELGAEMTRRRMQLVAPKAGSIAKNTAVGFSGSTAAVVAGLAGVVVAAKLFSRRPAAASA, encoded by the coding sequence ATGTTTTCTCTGAACAAGTTGAGCCCGTCCATTACGGACATGATCCGCTTCGACCATTCCCACGTGCTGGTCACCTTCCACCAGTACACCGCCACTTCCCGCCCCAAGGTGAAGAAAGCCCTGGCCGAAACCATCTGCACGGCGCTGGAAATCCACGCCACGCTGGAGGAAGAAGTCTTCTACCCCGTGATCCGCAACCTCAACGGGCAGGAGCCGACGATCCAGAAATCCGTTCCCGAGCACAACGAAATGCGCCGCGTCATCGCCGAGCTGCGCGCGGCCGATCCCACGACCCGGCGCCACGACGAGCTCATCAACGAGCTCATGCGCGACGTGATGCACCACGTGGCCGATGAAGAGACGGTGCTGCTGCCCGAAGCCGAGCGCATGCTGGGCAAGGACCGGCTCGACGAGCTGGGCGCCGAGATGACGCGCCGCCGCATGCAGCTGGTGGCGCCGAAGGCCGGGTCGATTGCGAAGAACACGGCAGTGGGCTTCTCCGGCAGCACGGCAGCAGTGGTGGCAGGCTTGGCCGGGGTCGTCGTGGCCGCCAAGCTCTTCTCCCGCCGCCCCGCCGCCGCCTCCGCCTGA
- a CDS encoding Hcp family type VI secretion system effector → MALDAYLHIEGIKGESTDERHRDWIEVSNVTWSVYQPRASVVSTAGGQTVGRAELSNISFSKLADLSSPLLQQTCAMGKTIPKARFEFMRADGNGQPIKYYEVEVENVMISGVTPASGNGGILIEQVQLAYSKMKWKYTKQSIQGGMAGNTSGGWDCAGLKCV, encoded by the coding sequence ATGGCGCTGGACGCGTATCTGCACATCGAAGGAATCAAGGGCGAGTCCACCGACGAACGCCACAGGGACTGGATCGAGGTATCGAATGTCACCTGGAGCGTGTATCAGCCGAGAGCGTCGGTCGTTTCAACCGCAGGCGGGCAGACCGTAGGCCGAGCCGAGCTGTCCAACATCTCGTTCAGCAAACTTGCAGACCTGTCCTCACCTCTCTTGCAGCAGACCTGCGCGATGGGCAAGACCATTCCGAAAGCCAGGTTCGAGTTCATGCGGGCAGACGGAAACGGCCAGCCCATCAAGTACTATGAAGTCGAAGTTGAGAACGTCATGATTTCAGGTGTGACCCCGGCAAGCGGCAACGGCGGCATTCTCATCGAGCAGGTGCAGTTGGCATATTCGAAGATGAAATGGAAGTACACCAAGCAGAGCATCCAGGGAGGAATGGCAGGGAACACGTCCGGTGGTTGGGACTGCGCTGGTCTCAAGTGCGTTTGA
- a CDS encoding DUF7079 family protein: MRSAEDDVENRRPVWEALSDMFLDTDVSLFREARVEKLAASPYSIGELESILVNEVYPVCAGNLLSIAGEWAGFDEGWLQERILRRSRSRGIFHFLNPGRLTVPLSFEWRATKAGIAAARRLPDNH; this comes from the coding sequence ATGAGAAGCGCGGAAGATGACGTCGAAAACCGCCGCCCCGTCTGGGAGGCGCTTTCAGACATGTTTCTCGATACGGATGTTTCGCTATTCAGGGAAGCGCGTGTAGAAAAGCTGGCGGCATCGCCCTATTCGATCGGCGAACTCGAATCGATACTGGTGAACGAGGTATATCCTGTCTGCGCGGGGAACCTGTTGTCCATCGCAGGCGAATGGGCGGGTTTCGACGAAGGGTGGCTGCAGGAGAGAATACTTCGCCGCAGCCGTTCCCGTGGCATCTTCCACTTCCTCAATCCCGGGCGGCTCACGGTGCCGCTGTCGTTCGAATGGCGCGCGACGAAGGCGGGCATCGCCGCTGCGCGGCGGCTCCCTGACAATCATTAA
- a CDS encoding MFS transporter: MATPTSIGGDMSADYQPSPTSQGARNVNARDGQIAPGEIAVGVVIGRASEYFDFFVYAIASVLVFPSIFFPFQDRLDGTLYSFAIFALAFIARPFGTVTLMAIQKRFGREAKLTIALFLLGGSTVGMAFLPTYAELGAASIVFLSLLRIGQGIALGGSWDGLPSLLALNAPQQKRGWYAMLGQLGAPVGFIVAAGLFAYMLSALSTLDFLDWGWRYPFFVAFAINVVALFARLRLVSTPEYSRLLDERELEPTNPVELTRSQGRNVLIGALAALASYALFHVVTVFPLSWVTLYSTRSIEEFLWLEVGGAVLAIGAIVLSGLVADRYGRRRTLGSLAIMIAVFSGFVPTLMEGGELGQNIFILIGFCLLGLSYGQAAGAVTANFQAKYRYTGAALTSDLAWLVGAAFAPLVALGLSAHFGLGYVSLYLLSGAVGSLAALSLNRALEIRD; encoded by the coding sequence ATGGCCACACCGACTTCCATTGGCGGCGACATGAGCGCCGATTATCAGCCAAGTCCAACCAGCCAGGGCGCACGCAACGTCAACGCCCGCGATGGCCAGATCGCCCCCGGCGAGATCGCAGTAGGCGTCGTGATCGGGCGCGCTTCCGAGTACTTCGACTTCTTTGTATACGCCATCGCCTCCGTGCTGGTGTTCCCCTCCATCTTCTTCCCCTTCCAGGACAGGCTGGATGGAACGCTGTATTCCTTTGCCATTTTTGCACTGGCATTTATTGCAAGGCCTTTCGGCACCGTGACCCTGATGGCGATCCAGAAGCGCTTCGGGCGCGAGGCCAAGCTCACCATCGCCCTCTTCCTGCTGGGCGGCTCCACCGTTGGCATGGCCTTCCTGCCGACGTACGCGGAACTGGGCGCGGCCTCCATCGTCTTCCTCTCGCTGCTGCGCATCGGCCAGGGCATTGCGCTGGGCGGATCGTGGGACGGCCTGCCTTCCCTGCTCGCGCTGAACGCCCCGCAGCAGAAGCGCGGCTGGTACGCGATGCTCGGCCAATTGGGCGCGCCGGTGGGCTTCATCGTGGCCGCGGGCCTCTTCGCCTATATGCTCTCCGCCCTCTCGACGCTGGACTTCCTGGACTGGGGCTGGCGCTATCCCTTCTTCGTCGCCTTCGCCATCAACGTAGTGGCGCTGTTCGCGCGCCTGCGCCTCGTGTCCACGCCCGAGTATTCGCGCCTGCTGGACGAGCGCGAACTGGAGCCCACCAATCCGGTGGAGCTCACGCGCAGCCAGGGCCGCAATGTGCTGATCGGCGCACTCGCCGCACTGGCCAGCTACGCCCTCTTCCACGTGGTCACGGTGTTCCCGCTGTCCTGGGTCACGCTCTACTCCACGCGCTCGATCGAAGAATTCCTGTGGCTCGAAGTGGGAGGCGCCGTGCTGGCGATTGGCGCCATCGTGCTCTCCGGCCTCGTGGCGGACCGGTACGGCCGCCGCCGCACGCTTGGTTCGCTGGCCATCATGATCGCAGTGTTCAGCGGCTTCGTGCCCACGCTGATGGAAGGCGGTGAACTGGGCCAGAACATCTTCATCCTCATCGGCTTCTGCCTGCTGGGCCTTTCCTACGGCCAGGCGGCAGGCGCGGTGACGGCCAACTTCCAGGCCAAGTACCGCTACACCGGTGCGGCCCTGACTTCGGACCTGGCCTGGCTCGTGGGCGCCGCCTTCGCGCCGCTGGTGGCGCTGGGCCTGTCCGCCCACTTCGGCCTGGGCTATGTGAGCCTCTACCTGCTCTCGGGCGCCGTGGGTTCCCTGGCCGCGCTCAGCCTCAACCGCGCGCTGGAGATCCGCGACTAG
- a CDS encoding amino acid permease, which yields MSIFRTKNLDDMVAAGRAPGGLKKVLGPMDLIFMGIGAIVGTGIFVLTGTGALTAGPALSISFVIAALACAFAALCYAEFASTVPVAGSIYTYSYATLGELVAWMIGWDLMLEYGLATSAVSVGWSGYFQSLLSGFGLALPTVLTAAPGAVPGVETWFNLPALLIMLVLTAMLSWGMRESARVNNIMVAIKIAVVLLFILVGFRHVQPANWQPFMPFGISGVMSAAALVFFAFIGFDAVTSAAEEVKRPERDLPIGIIGSLAVCAILYVLVSAIMTGIVPFQKFLGVDHPVSLALQYAGENWVAGFVDLGAILGMTTVILVMTYGQTRVIFAMSRDGLLPRKLSTIHPKHSTPFFATWVVGIVFGLIAAMVPLNVLAELINIGTLAAFSLVSVAVVILRKKRPDLHRAFRCPGVPVVPALAVVFCVALMTYLSKTTWIAFGIWLLIGLVVYFGYARHNSALNQKA from the coding sequence GTGAGTATTTTCAGAACAAAAAACCTGGATGACATGGTGGCGGCAGGACGCGCGCCGGGCGGCCTCAAAAAGGTGCTCGGCCCCATGGACCTTATCTTTATGGGTATCGGCGCCATCGTCGGCACCGGCATTTTCGTGCTGACCGGCACCGGCGCCCTGACGGCCGGCCCCGCCCTCAGCATTTCCTTCGTCATCGCCGCCCTGGCCTGCGCCTTCGCCGCGCTGTGCTACGCCGAATTCGCCTCCACCGTGCCGGTAGCGGGCTCCATCTACACTTATAGTTACGCCACCCTCGGCGAACTCGTCGCGTGGATGATCGGCTGGGACCTGATGCTGGAATACGGCCTGGCCACCTCCGCCGTGTCCGTGGGCTGGTCCGGCTACTTCCAGTCCCTGCTCTCCGGCTTTGGCCTCGCCCTGCCGACCGTGCTCACGGCCGCCCCGGGCGCCGTGCCGGGCGTGGAAACCTGGTTCAACCTGCCTGCCCTGCTCATCATGCTGGTGCTGACGGCCATGCTCTCCTGGGGCATGCGCGAATCCGCCCGCGTGAACAACATCATGGTGGCGATCAAGATTGCCGTCGTGCTGCTCTTCATCCTGGTGGGCTTCCGCCACGTGCAGCCCGCCAACTGGCAGCCCTTCATGCCCTTCGGCATCAGCGGCGTGATGAGCGCGGCGGCCCTGGTCTTCTTCGCCTTCATCGGCTTCGACGCCGTGACCTCGGCAGCCGAGGAAGTGAAGCGTCCCGAGCGCGACCTGCCTATCGGCATCATCGGCTCCCTGGCCGTATGCGCCATCCTCTACGTGCTCGTGTCCGCCATCATGACCGGCATCGTGCCCTTCCAGAAATTCCTCGGCGTCGACCACCCCGTGTCGCTGGCCCTGCAATATGCGGGCGAGAACTGGGTGGCGGGCTTTGTGGACCTGGGCGCCATCCTGGGCATGACCACCGTGATCCTGGTGATGACCTACGGCCAGACCCGCGTCATCTTCGCCATGTCGCGCGACGGCCTGCTGCCGCGCAAGCTCTCCACCATCCATCCGAAGCACAGCACGCCTTTCTTCGCCACCTGGGTGGTGGGTATCGTGTTCGGCCTGATCGCCGCCATGGTGCCGCTGAACGTGCTGGCTGAGCTCATCAATATCGGCACCCTGGCCGCCTTCAGCCTGGTGTCCGTGGCCGTGGTCATCCTGCGCAAGAAGCGTCCGGACCTGCACCGCGCCTTCCGCTGCCCCGGCGTGCCGGTGGTGCCTGCCCTGGCGGTGGTGTTCTGCGTGGCCCTGATGACCTACCTGAGCAAAACCACCTGGATTGCCTTCGGTATCTGGCTGTTGATCGGCCTGGTGGTATATTTTGGCTATGCGCGCCACAATTCGGCGCTGAACCAGAAAGCCTGA
- a CDS encoding MHYT domain-containing protein: protein MLIGRYDPSLVLISIAVAIFASYTALSLAGRVRQSSGSSVHAWTIGGAFAMGSGIWAMHFVGMLAFELPIPVGYDMALTLLSLLLPIVVSALALQQMNGMTLGPRRLFFSAGLMGLGIAAMHYTGMAAMHMQPVIDYDPLLFATSIAIAIVASAGAIWTGNRLRESAPGARLAQAAAAVIMGFAIVGMHYTGMAAANFPAGSVCLAAGSGMNQDHLAILVTVATVCVLSVALLVSIFDARLETRNRQLSATAATAEERRALYLHELEARVEAERLSHLKDEFLAIVSHELRTPLNAILGWSQLLLQQDGQDKDSLRKGVLTIERNARAQAQLIDDLLEMSKIISGKVRLQLKPCWPGDFIGAAVDTVRPTAMAKRIRLDVDLDKRAGPVLCDPSRMQQVMWNLLSNAVKFTEPGGMVCVRLYREGRGIGIEVRDTGIGIRADFLPFVFERFRQADASTTRRHGGLGLGLAIARQLVEMQGGTIGVTSQGEGRGATFSLTLPEQAPLPDWHVSRFPAEGAGHKAESAPMPDLAGLKILVLDDEADSLELVREILAQTGATILCAHQPLEALDMLAEFRPHLLISDIGMPGMDGFELIRRVRALEDGAAASLPAIALSAFARREDRSRALANGFTDYLVKPVTPALLRQAVARALRRESAAGAGK from the coding sequence ATGCTAATTGGGCGTTATGATCCTTCGCTGGTCCTCATCTCGATCGCCGTCGCGATCTTTGCCTCCTACACGGCGCTGAGTCTGGCCGGCCGGGTCCGGCAATCGAGCGGCTCCTCCGTCCATGCCTGGACCATCGGCGGCGCCTTCGCCATGGGCAGCGGCATCTGGGCCATGCACTTCGTCGGCATGCTCGCCTTCGAGCTGCCCATCCCCGTCGGCTACGACATGGCGCTGACGCTGCTCTCCCTGCTACTCCCCATCGTCGTCTCCGCGCTGGCCCTGCAGCAGATGAACGGCATGACTCTCGGTCCCCGGCGCCTCTTCTTCAGTGCCGGCCTCATGGGCTTGGGCATCGCCGCCATGCACTACACAGGCATGGCGGCCATGCACATGCAGCCGGTCATCGACTACGATCCCCTGCTCTTCGCCACGTCCATCGCCATCGCCATCGTGGCCTCGGCTGGCGCCATCTGGACCGGCAACCGCCTGCGCGAGAGCGCGCCGGGCGCGCGCCTGGCCCAGGCCGCGGCTGCCGTCATCATGGGCTTTGCCATCGTCGGCATGCACTACACCGGCATGGCGGCGGCCAACTTCCCGGCAGGCAGCGTCTGCCTGGCAGCGGGTTCGGGCATGAACCAGGACCATCTCGCCATTCTGGTCACGGTAGCAACCGTTTGCGTGCTGAGCGTGGCCCTCCTCGTGTCGATCTTCGATGCGCGGCTCGAAACACGCAACCGGCAGCTTTCCGCCACCGCCGCCACCGCCGAAGAGCGGCGCGCCCTCTACCTGCACGAACTGGAGGCGCGGGTGGAGGCAGAGCGCCTGAGCCACCTGAAGGACGAATTCCTCGCCATCGTGTCGCACGAACTGCGCACGCCGCTGAACGCCATCCTGGGCTGGTCGCAACTGCTGCTGCAGCAGGACGGGCAGGACAAGGACAGCCTGCGCAAGGGCGTGCTGACCATCGAGCGCAACGCCCGCGCCCAGGCCCAGCTGATCGACGACCTGCTCGAAATGAGCAAGATCATCTCCGGCAAGGTGCGCCTGCAGCTCAAGCCCTGCTGGCCGGGCGACTTCATCGGCGCGGCGGTGGACACCGTCCGCCCCACCGCCATGGCCAAGCGCATCCGCCTCGATGTGGACCTGGACAAGCGCGCCGGTCCGGTACTGTGCGACCCGAGCCGCATGCAGCAGGTCATGTGGAACCTGCTCTCCAACGCCGTGAAGTTCACCGAACCGGGCGGCATGGTCTGCGTGCGCCTGTACCGCGAAGGGCGCGGCATCGGCATCGAGGTGCGCGACACGGGCATCGGCATCCGCGCCGACTTCCTGCCCTTCGTCTTCGAGCGCTTCCGCCAGGCGGATGCCTCCACCACGCGCCGCCACGGCGGCCTTGGCCTGGGCCTCGCCATTGCGCGCCAGCTCGTTGAAATGCAGGGCGGCACCATCGGCGTAACGAGCCAGGGCGAAGGCCGGGGCGCCACGTTCAGCCTCACGCTGCCCGAGCAGGCGCCCCTGCCGGACTGGCACGTAAGCCGCTTCCCCGCCGAAGGCGCCGGCCACAAGGCCGAATCCGCGCCCATGCCCGACCTGGCAGGCCTCAAGATCCTTGTGCTCGACGACGAAGCCGATTCGCTGGAGCTGGTGCGCGAGATCCTGGCGCAGACGGGGGCCACCATCCTCTGCGCCCACCAGCCGCTGGAAGCGCTGGACATGCTGGCCGAATTCCGGCCGCATCTTCTGATCAGCGACATCGGCATGCCGGGCATGGACGGCTTCGAACTGATACGCCGCGTGCGCGCGCTGGAAGACGGCGCCGCGGCCAGCCTGCCCGCCATTGCCCTCTCGGCGTTCGCGCGGCGCGAAGACCGCAGCCGCGCGCTCGCCAACGGCTTCACCGACTACCTCGTCAAGCCCGTGACGCCTGCCCTGCTGCGCCAAGCCGTGGCACGCGCGCTGCGCCGGGAAAGCGCCGCGGGAGCGGGCAAGTAG
- a CDS encoding YoaK family protein, with protein sequence MADQKQSQLLGANLAFTAGFIDTVGFIALFGLFTAHVTGNFVLIGATLADFSQAAILLKFLAFPAFIAGIVALRLLVRQPSLAPAAALCRAYALEALLLLAFMLCGVAATPVGDAPGALAMTAGLLGTAAMGAHSAGSRLLLPQLAPTSMMTGNVTQFAIDSVDIALGHADAETRARCTKFLWPLLGFFAGCIAGAFGYTRFGFWCILLPLCHIAALALTSRG encoded by the coding sequence ATGGCGGATCAAAAACAGTCGCAGCTTCTCGGCGCCAACCTCGCCTTCACGGCAGGCTTTATCGACACCGTCGGCTTCATCGCCCTGTTCGGGCTTTTCACCGCCCACGTCACCGGCAACTTCGTGCTCATCGGCGCCACGCTGGCGGACTTCTCGCAGGCGGCCATCCTGCTCAAGTTCCTCGCCTTCCCTGCTTTCATCGCGGGCATTGTCGCGCTCCGCCTGCTGGTGCGCCAGCCAAGCCTCGCGCCCGCTGCGGCGCTGTGCCGAGCCTATGCGCTGGAAGCGCTGCTGCTTCTGGCCTTCATGCTGTGCGGCGTGGCGGCCACGCCCGTGGGTGATGCGCCGGGCGCGCTGGCCATGACAGCGGGCCTTCTGGGCACAGCCGCCATGGGTGCGCACAGCGCAGGCAGCCGCCTGCTGCTGCCGCAACTGGCGCCGACTTCCATGATGACGGGGAACGTGACCCAGTTCGCCATCGACTCCGTCGATATCGCGCTGGGCCACGCGGACGCCGAAACCCGCGCGCGCTGCACCAAATTCCTGTGGCCCCTGCTGGGCTTCTTCGCGGGCTGCATCGCAGGCGCCTTTGGCTACACCCGGTTCGGTTTCTGGTGCATCCTGCTGCCGCTCTGCCACATCGCCGCGCTGGCGCTCACCAGCCGGGGATAG
- a CDS encoding cation:proton antiporter domain-containing protein — MEAHSAVPHLREILIFLLMAGVLVPLLQRFRINQVLGFLAAGLAVGPNGLVLLADQFPWLAYVTIGSRDSVAAIGELGILFMMFMIGLELSPARLWSWRRWVFGAGLAQLGVTAAFLGALAYLFGNPTGAALVVGLTLALSSTAIVMQLLSNRHELGSTLGKASFSILMMQDLAVVPLLIMLPLLGHGAGLGIFAAIGLALLKGAITILALYFLGGRLVPPLYARLATRQHPESFLALTLLLTLGVAGVTALAGLSMALGALLAGLLLADTEYRFEVEVLIEPFKGLLMGLFFVSVGMQVDLREILLNPLWLPLSVLGLLLIKAAVAMGILRAGGMSWGRSIEGGVLLGQGGEFAFIVLGYAVATGVLEAPVSQFMVTVVSLSMFLSPAVARLGTLGGKWVDQRMPRPSEPPAALPPSGMTEHVVIAGYGRIGQLIGKVLSQQGIPFVALEQDYQLVGTLAKAGHPVYSGDASMPELLAVVNARHAAAVVLTMDNPPSAVHAAQRIRQICPGVPVFARARDPRHAVMLKTAGARQVIPETFETGLQLAAFVLEASGVPDSAAQDLVEAQRDELIAAFEQKAS; from the coding sequence GTGGAAGCCCATAGCGCCGTGCCCCATCTGCGGGAAATCCTGATCTTTCTGCTGATGGCGGGCGTGCTCGTGCCGCTGCTGCAGCGCTTCCGCATCAACCAGGTGCTGGGCTTTCTCGCGGCCGGTCTTGCGGTGGGCCCCAACGGGCTGGTGCTGCTGGCGGACCAGTTTCCCTGGCTCGCCTATGTAACCATCGGCAGCCGCGACAGCGTGGCGGCCATCGGCGAACTGGGCATCCTGTTCATGATGTTCATGATCGGCCTGGAGCTCTCGCCCGCCCGCCTCTGGTCCTGGCGCCGCTGGGTGTTCGGGGCGGGCCTGGCCCAGCTCGGCGTGACCGCAGCCTTCCTCGGCGCCCTCGCCTATCTTTTCGGCAACCCTACAGGCGCCGCGCTGGTCGTGGGCCTCACCCTGGCCCTGTCGTCCACCGCCATCGTCATGCAGTTGCTGAGCAACCGGCACGAGCTGGGCTCCACCCTGGGCAAGGCGAGCTTCTCCATCCTCATGATGCAGGACCTGGCCGTTGTGCCCCTGCTGATCATGCTGCCGCTGCTCGGCCACGGCGCGGGCCTGGGCATCTTTGCCGCCATCGGTCTTGCCTTGCTCAAGGGCGCCATCACCATCCTCGCGCTGTATTTCCTCGGCGGGCGGCTTGTGCCGCCGCTGTATGCGCGGCTGGCCACCCGCCAGCATCCCGAAAGCTTCCTCGCCCTGACCTTGCTGCTGACACTGGGCGTGGCCGGTGTGACCGCCCTCGCAGGCCTGTCCATGGCCCTGGGCGCACTGCTGGCCGGACTGCTGCTGGCCGATACCGAATACCGCTTCGAGGTGGAAGTGCTGATCGAGCCCTTCAAGGGCCTGCTGATGGGGCTGTTCTTCGTATCCGTCGGCATGCAGGTGGACCTGCGCGAGATTCTGCTCAATCCGCTATGGCTGCCGCTGTCGGTGCTCGGCCTGCTGCTGATCAAGGCTGCCGTGGCGATGGGCATTCTGCGCGCAGGGGGCATGTCCTGGGGGCGCTCCATCGAAGGCGGCGTCCTGCTCGGCCAGGGCGGCGAGTTCGCGTTCATCGTCCTCGGCTATGCAGTCGCCACGGGCGTGCTGGAAGCGCCCGTCAGCCAGTTCATGGTGACGGTGGTCAGCCTGAGCATGTTCCTCTCGCCCGCCGTGGCCCGCCTCGGCACCCTCGGCGGCAAATGGGTGGACCAGCGCATGCCGCGCCCGAGCGAGCCGCCTGCCGCGCTGCCGCCTTCCGGCATGACGGAACACGTGGTGATCGCAGGCTATGGCAGGATCGGGCAGCTGATCGGCAAGGTACTCTCGCAGCAGGGCATTCCCTTCGTCGCCCTGGAGCAGGACTACCAGCTGGTGGGCACCCTGGCCAAGGCCGGGCATCCCGTGTATTCGGGCGACGCGTCCATGCCTGAATTGCTCGCGGTGGTGAACGCGCGGCATGCCGCCGCCGTGGTGCTGACGATGGACAATCCGCCGTCCGCCGTGCATGCCGCCCAGCGCATCCGCCAGATCTGCCCCGGCGTGCCCGTCTTTGCGCGCGCCCGCGACCCGCGCCATGCGGTGATGCTGAAAACGGCAGGCGCCCGCCAGGTCATTCCCGAAACCTTCGAGACAGGCCTGCAGCTGGCCGCCTTCGTGCTGGAAGCGTCGGGCGTGCCGGACAGCGCCGCGCAGGACCTGGTCGAGGCCCAGCGCGACGAGCTGATTGCCGCCTTCGAGCAGAAGGCTTCCTAG
- a CDS encoding Crp/Fnr family transcriptional regulator — MQNAEFVESRPSPARAVLPQPRKAAPAVSIIGAQQNELLRALPRQDLERLFLDLELVSLPVGKHLYDFGEKIEYTYFPTNAIVSLQYVTEEGATTEIAMVGHEGVVGVTMYKGERASNTAVVQSAGYGYRLRTETLRDMFNEGGVLAHQLMRYTSSLFAQLAQNVVSSRHASIEQRLSRWLLERLDRSPSDQLKVTQELIANLLGVRRESITAAAGKLQAEGLIQCRRGVVHILDRAGLERSAGHGYFAARAIFPDSLQTH; from the coding sequence ATGCAAAACGCAGAATTCGTCGAAAGCCGTCCGAGCCCAGCCAGGGCGGTGCTGCCCCAGCCGCGCAAGGCGGCGCCCGCCGTGAGCATTATCGGCGCCCAGCAGAACGAGCTGCTGCGGGCCCTGCCGCGCCAGGACCTGGAGCGCCTGTTCCTCGACCTGGAACTGGTGTCCCTCCCGGTCGGCAAGCACCTGTACGACTTCGGCGAGAAGATCGAGTACACCTATTTCCCCACCAATGCCATCGTGTCGCTCCAGTATGTGACGGAAGAAGGGGCGACCACGGAGATCGCCATGGTGGGCCACGAAGGCGTGGTGGGCGTGACCATGTACAAGGGCGAGCGCGCCAGCAATACCGCCGTGGTGCAGTCGGCGGGCTACGGCTACCGCCTGAGGACCGAAACGCTGCGCGACATGTTCAACGAAGGCGGCGTGCTGGCGCACCAGCTCATGCGCTATACCAGCTCACTCTTCGCCCAGCTGGCGCAGAACGTCGTGAGCAGCCGCCACGCCAGCATCGAGCAGCGCCTGTCGCGCTGGCTGCTGGAGCGCCTGGACCGCTCGCCGTCCGACCAGCTGAAGGTGACGCAGGAGCTCATCGCCAACCTGCTGGGCGTGCGCCGCGAGAGCATTACCGCGGCAGCGGGCAAGCTGCAGGCGGAAGGGCTGATCCAGTGCCGCCGTGGCGTCGTGCATATCCTGGACCGCGCAGGCCTGGAGCGCAGCGCCGGCCACGGCTATTTCGCCGCCCGCGCCATCTTCCCGGACTCGCTGCAGACCCACTAA
- a CDS encoding TMEM175 family protein, translated as MGKNRLEAFSDGVIAIIITIMVLELKVPHSPDFGALLTLWPVFMSYVLSFIYVGIYWNNHHHLIHAVKEVSGGVLWANLHLLFWLSLIPFVTAWMGENHFHTGPTIAYGFVLFMCSVAYALLARGLIANHPRNATLADAIGGDRKGKLSIVFYLLGVLLSCFVAWLGFLVYFCVAVMWLVPDRRIEEKVVEEIEQEESQSGPN; from the coding sequence ATGGGCAAGAACCGGCTGGAAGCCTTCAGCGACGGCGTTATCGCCATCATCATCACCATCATGGTGCTGGAACTTAAGGTTCCGCACAGCCCGGATTTCGGGGCCCTGCTCACGCTGTGGCCTGTGTTCATGAGCTATGTGCTCAGCTTCATCTACGTCGGCATCTACTGGAACAACCACCATCATCTCATTCATGCGGTGAAGGAGGTCAGCGGGGGCGTCCTCTGGGCCAACCTGCACCTTCTGTTCTGGCTGTCGCTGATTCCCTTCGTGACCGCGTGGATGGGCGAGAACCACTTCCATACCGGCCCCACCATCGCCTACGGCTTCGTGCTGTTCATGTGCTCCGTGGCGTACGCGCTGCTGGCGCGGGGGCTCATCGCCAACCATCCCAGGAACGCCACGCTGGCGGACGCTATCGGCGGCGACCGCAAGGGGAAGCTGTCGATCGTCTTCTACCTGCTTGGCGTGCTGCTGTCCTGCTTCGTCGCGTGGCTGGGATTCCTGGTCTATTTCTGCGTGGCCGTGATGTGGCTCGTGCCCGACCGCCGAATCGAGGAGAAGGTGGTCGAGGAAATCGAACAGGAAGAGTCTCAATCTGGCCCGAACTGA